CGGCGTCCCAGCCTTGGTGAGGCACGACGTCGTGGTGCCGGTCGCACAACAGCAGGAGATTCGACAGGTCGGTCGGGCCCCCGGCGGACCAGTGGATCCGGTGGTGGGCCTGGCACCACGGCGCGGGACGATCGCAGCCGGTGAACACGCAACCGGAGTCGCGGGCGACCAGGGCCAACCACTGCGCCGGGGAGACGATGCGGCGGGTGCGGCCCAT
Above is a genomic segment from Sporichthyaceae bacterium containing:
- a CDS encoding HNH endonuclease signature motif containing protein, with amino-acid sequence MGRTRRIVSPAQWLALVARDSGCVFTGCDRPAPWCQAHHRIHWSAGGPTDLSNLLLLCDRHHDVVPHQGWDAEFGADGHPELRPPAWVDPERKPRRNQHWQTRVSDPFSRAD